The sequence AAACTCTAGTTAATAACGGAATTCAAATTCATTGTCAAATTGTTTTATGTCCGGGTATAAATGATAAAGGAGAGCTGGATAAGACAATTAAAGACCTTTCCGCACTATGGCCGGGAATAAAGTCTGTTGCAGTTGTACCTGTTGGTTTGACAAAATATAGAAATGGCCTTTTTCCTATTAGAGCAGTAAATGAATCAGACGCCCTTCAGGTTATCCGCCAGGTTGAAGGCTGGCAGCAAAAATTTAAAAAGAAGTTTAAATATAATTTCGTTTTTGCTGCAGATGAATTCTATTTAACAGCCGGTAAAGAGGTTCCCGCTTATGATAGTTATGAAGATTTTCCCCAACTGGAAAACGGTGTAGGGTTAATTTCAATTTTTAAAAAAGAATTTGAATCTATAAAAATAAACCTGCCAAAAGACTTAGAATTTTATAAAGAACTGACGGTAGTTACAGGGGTATTGGCTGAGAAGCTTATGAGAGGGATAATAGATGAATTAAATAGGATCAACAATTTAAAAGTTAACCTTTATCCGGTAAAAAATAACTTCTTCGGAGATAATATCACGGTAGTCGGCCTTATTGTCGGCAGAGATATAATCGATCAGCTTAAAGACAAATCCTTAGGTAGTGAGATAATTATTCCTGAGGTTATGTTAAAGGAGGAAGAATATGTATTTTTAGACAACATGTCACCGGTTCAGGTTGAAAAAGAATTGGGTGTTAAAGTTAAAATATCCAGGGTTTGTGCGAAGGATTTCATAGAGAAAATTTTAGAGCACTAGATACCGGGTGATATAAATATAAAAGGTGATTAATTTATAGAGGAACATGATGACATAGATCGGGAGGGTTCAAGGTATGGATAATCCGATTGTAGCTATCGTCGGCAGACCAAATGTTGGGAAATCAACCCTTTTTAATAAAATAGTCGGGAAAAGGATATCAATAGTTGATAATCTCCCCGGTGTTACTAGAGATAGGATCTATGCAGATGCCGAATGGTTAAATAGGGGCTTTACTTTAATAGATACCGGTGGTATTGAAGTTGATGTTAAAAACGAAATACATCAGCAGGTTAAATACCAGGCGGAAGTTGCTATAAATACTGCAGACGTTATAATATTTTTAGTGGATGCAAAAGAGGGTCTAACACCTTCCGACCAAGAAGTAGCAGAATTATTAAGGCGCTCTGCAAAACCTATAATTTTAGCAGCAAATAAAGTAGATAATTTTAACGATATTCCCGAGGGGATATATGATTTTTTTGCTTTAGGTTTCGGGGAACCTGTTATGATCTCATCGGCCCTGGGCCTTAATATAGGGGACCTTCTGGATAGAGTCGTAGAACGTTTTCAAAAAATTGAAAAAATTAAATATGGCGAAGATGTTATCAAAGTTGCTGTTGTTGGGAAACCCAATGTAGGCAAGTCTTCTCTAATTAATGCTATTCTTGGGGAAGAGAGGGTTATAGTCAGTGATATTCCCGGAACTACAAGGGATGCCGTTGATACCCCTTTTGAAAAAAACGGCCAGAAATATGTATTTATTGATACGGCCGGAATAAGGAAAAAGAGCAAAATCAGTGAAAGCATAGAATATTACAGTGTTTTACGGGGATTCAAAGCTATTGAAAGGGCAGATATAGTTTTGATAGTAATAGATGCCCTGGAAGGTATAACTGAACAGGATAAAAAGATATCCGGATTTGCTCATGATACAGGAAAGGCATCTATAATTGTTGTAAATAAATGGGATCTGATTGAAAAAGACCATACTACTATGGATAAATACCGGAAGGATATTAGAAATAAACTGGCATTTATGCAATATGCACCCATAATTTTTGTTTCAGTTAAGACCGGAAAAAGGGTTACAAGAATTTTAGATCTGGTTAAATTTGTATCAGATCAATATTCCATGAGAATCCAGACCAGCATTTTAAATAGAATAATCAGTGATGCCGTAGCTGTAGTTGAACCTCCATCATTTAAAGGCAGAAAATTAAAAGTATACTATGTTACCCAATCCTCTACCAGACCTCCCACTTTCAATTTTTTTGTGAATGACCCAAATTTAATACATTTTTCATATCAAAGATACCTAGAAAATCAGCTCAGGGCTTCCTTCGGATTGGAAGGCACTCCATTAAAATTCTATTTTAAAAAACGGTGAATGTCTAGGAGGTGAACAGATAAATTGTTTTTTAAAATGATGAGCATAATAATTAGTTATTTACTGGGCTCGATATCATTCTCATATTTTATAGCTAAAATATGGATGGGCATAGATATAAGAAACTATGGAAGCGGAAACGCCGGTGCGACAAATGTGCTTAGAGTATTAGGAACCAAACCTGCGATAATCGCTCTTCTAGGGGATGCTTTAAAAGGTATTATAGCTGTGTATTTGGGAAAGTTGACCGGAGATGAATCGATAATGTTGTTATGCGGCTTGGCTGTGGTCATAGGGCATAATTGGCCTATCTTTTTAAAATTTAAAGGGGGGAAAGGAATTGCTACCAGTTTAGGAGTAATTTTGACTATATCTCCCTTGAGTTCTTTAATACTAATTATCATAGGAGTGTTTATTATCTATATCACTAGATATGTTTCCCTTGGTTCTATAACTTCTGCTATTATTCTGCCTTTTATTTTTTATATGCTTCATAAGTCCGGCTATTATTTAGTCTTTGCTCTGGTTTTAACATTTTTAGCTCTATTCCGACACAGAAGCAATATTCAGCGGCTGCTTTCAGGTAAAGAATCTAAATTGGGTGAAAAGAAAACTTCGAGGGTTAAGTAACTGCAGATTTGGGGTGAAAAGTATTATGAAAAAACGTGTTGCGGTAATAGGTGCAGGTAGTTGGGGGACAGCTCTGGCTATTCTTCTTGCTGATAAGGGTTATGATGTTTGCCTGTGGGGGAGACGGAGAGAGTATGTAGAAGAAATGCTGGAAACAAGAGAAAACAGAGATTATCTACCGGGGG is a genomic window of Koleobacter methoxysyntrophicus containing:
- a CDS encoding DUF512 domain-containing protein is translated as MFSSRVKGLVSKVVPGSIGEEAGIRPGDSLIEINGNLIRDYIHYKYLIADEHIDIKVLTANNEYLMVDIEKGYDEDLGLEFENSIMDKPKRCNNKCIFCFMDQMPPNMRESLYFKDDDYRISFLHGNFITLTNVSDEEMKRIADLKLSPLYVSVHTTNPSLRIKMMNNPNAGDIQGQLKTLVNNGIQIHCQIVLCPGINDKGELDKTIKDLSALWPGIKSVAVVPVGLTKYRNGLFPIRAVNESDALQVIRQVEGWQQKFKKKFKYNFVFAADEFYLTAGKEVPAYDSYEDFPQLENGVGLISIFKKEFESIKINLPKDLEFYKELTVVTGVLAEKLMRGIIDELNRINNLKVNLYPVKNNFFGDNITVVGLIVGRDIIDQLKDKSLGSEIIIPEVMLKEEEYVFLDNMSPVQVEKELGVKVKISRVCAKDFIEKILEH
- the der gene encoding ribosome biogenesis GTPase Der — encoded protein: MDNPIVAIVGRPNVGKSTLFNKIVGKRISIVDNLPGVTRDRIYADAEWLNRGFTLIDTGGIEVDVKNEIHQQVKYQAEVAINTADVIIFLVDAKEGLTPSDQEVAELLRRSAKPIILAANKVDNFNDIPEGIYDFFALGFGEPVMISSALGLNIGDLLDRVVERFQKIEKIKYGEDVIKVAVVGKPNVGKSSLINAILGEERVIVSDIPGTTRDAVDTPFEKNGQKYVFIDTAGIRKKSKISESIEYYSVLRGFKAIERADIVLIVIDALEGITEQDKKISGFAHDTGKASIIVVNKWDLIEKDHTTMDKYRKDIRNKLAFMQYAPIIFVSVKTGKRVTRILDLVKFVSDQYSMRIQTSILNRIISDAVAVVEPPSFKGRKLKVYYVTQSSTRPPTFNFFVNDPNLIHFSYQRYLENQLRASFGLEGTPLKFYFKKR
- the plsY gene encoding glycerol-3-phosphate 1-O-acyltransferase PlsY translates to MMSIIISYLLGSISFSYFIAKIWMGIDIRNYGSGNAGATNVLRVLGTKPAIIALLGDALKGIIAVYLGKLTGDESIMLLCGLAVVIGHNWPIFLKFKGGKGIATSLGVILTISPLSSLILIIIGVFIIYITRYVSLGSITSAIILPFIFYMLHKSGYYLVFALVLTFLALFRHRSNIQRLLSGKESKLGEKKTSRVK